One region of Alphaproteobacteria bacterium genomic DNA includes:
- a CDS encoding class II aldolase/adducin family protein has product MSAGVSAAKVVSKSVRERVSADEWKVRVDLAACYRLVAHYGWDDLIFTHISARVPGPAHHFLINPYGMMFREITASSLIKVDFEGEIVMPTDYRFNRAGFTIHSAIHMARGDVGCVIHLHTRDGVAVSAQMDGLLPLSQNAMIVQAMLAYHDYEGIALDLAERERLTRDLGRRNLMLLRNHGTLACGATVADAFLMMYTLERACSVQVAALAGGRGVVTPTVEVQKVVTMQVQGETMRERLSELAWPGLLRMLDADDSGYRE; this is encoded by the coding sequence ATGAGCGCTGGTGTTTCGGCGGCAAAGGTTGTGTCCAAATCCGTGCGCGAACGCGTCTCGGCGGACGAATGGAAAGTGCGCGTCGACCTTGCTGCGTGTTATCGTCTCGTCGCGCATTACGGCTGGGACGATCTCATATTCACCCATATCTCCGCTCGGGTACCGGGGCCGGCACATCACTTCTTGATCAATCCCTACGGCATGATGTTCCGCGAAATCACCGCGTCATCGCTGATCAAGGTCGATTTCGAAGGCGAAATCGTGATGCCGACCGACTACCGTTTCAATCGTGCTGGGTTCACGATTCACAGTGCGATCCATATGGCGCGTGGGGACGTCGGCTGCGTCATTCATCTGCACACGCGGGACGGAGTCGCGGTGTCGGCGCAGATGGACGGGCTTTTGCCGCTAAGCCAAAACGCGATGATCGTACAGGCAATGCTCGCCTATCATGATTACGAGGGAATAGCACTCGACCTCGCCGAGCGGGAACGGCTTACGCGAGATCTCGGTCGTCGCAATCTCATGTTGCTGCGCAATCATGGAACGCTCGCCTGCGGTGCGACCGTCGCAGACGCATTCCTGATGATGTACACGCTCGAGCGCGCATGCTCGGTCCAGGTCGCGGCACTCGCGGGAGGTCGCGGCGTCGTGACGCCAACGGTCGAGGTGCAGAAAGTCGTGACCATGCAGGTCCAAGGCGAGACGATGCGCGAGCGACTGAGCGAGCTTGCCTGGCCGGGACTTCTCCGCATGCTCGACGCCGACGACTCGGGATATCGCGAGTAG